In Macadamia integrifolia cultivar HAES 741 unplaced genomic scaffold, SCU_Mint_v3 scaffold1386, whole genome shotgun sequence, a single window of DNA contains:
- the LOC122063627 gene encoding floricaula/leafy homolog, which yields MDPDAFSASLFKWDPRGATAPPQRLLEVVAATPPTYSTTTRPLRDIGGLDVLFQAYGVRYYTAAKIAELGFTVNTLVDMKEEELDEMMSSLSQIFRWDLLVGERYGIKAAVRAERRRLLLEDEESRNRRHHLLLPPDATNVPLDALSQEGLSEEPVQQEMEAMGSGGGGGATSVWEAAERNKQQRRKKRAPWTKRRSCSTGEEEEEEDEVEGGDDDEEKVRVERQREHPFIVTEPGEVARGKKNGIDYLFHLYEQCRDFLIHVQNISRERGEKCPTKVTNQVFRYAKKAGASYINKPKMRHYVHCYALHCLDEEASNALRRAFKEKGENVGAWRQACYQPLVAIAASHGWDIDSIFNSHPRLSIWYVPTKLRQLCHADRNIATATSAATLAGASPNCTAHHPPY from the exons ATGGATCCAGACGCCTTCTCGGCGAGTCTGTTCAAATGGGACCCAAGAGGGGCGACTGCACCACCTCAACGGTTGCTGGAAGTGGTGGCTGCAACCCCGCCGACGTACTCCACAACCACAAGGCCGCTTAGGGATATAGGAGGGCTAGACGTGTTGTTCCAGGCGTACGGGGTCCGATACTACACGGCAGCAAAAATAGCGGAACTTGGATTCACGGTGAACACACTGGTGGACATGAAAGAGGAGGAACTCGACGAGATGATGAGTAGCCTCTCACAGATCTTCCGTTGGGACCTCCTCGTCGGTGAGAGGTACGGCATTAAGGCTGCCGTCAGGGCCGAGCGTCGACGCCTCTTACTCGAAGACGAAGAATCCCGCAACCGTCGCCACCACCTCCTCCTACCACCCGACGCTACCAACGTCCCTCTAGATGCTCTCTCGCAGGAAG GGTTATCGGAGGAGCCAGTGCAACAAGAGATGGAGGCGATGGGGAGTGGTGGAGGAGGCGGCGCTACGTCAGTATGGGAGGCAGCGGAGAGGAATAAGCAGCAGAGACGAAAAAAGAGAGCGCCGTGGACGAAGAGGAGGAGTTGTAGTActggggaggaagaagaagaggaggacgaGGTTGAAGGTGGGGATGATGATGAAGAGAAAGTAAGAGTGGAGAGGCAGAGGGAGCATCCGTTCATTGTGACAGAACCAGGAGAGGTGGCACGGGGGAAGAAGAACGGAATCGATTATCTCTTCCATCTATATGAACAGTGCCGTGATTTCTTGATCCATGTTCAGAATATCTCCAGGGAACGTGGTGAGAAATGCCCTACCAAG GTGACGAACCAGGTGTTCAGATATGCGAAGAAGGCAGGAGCAAGCTACATAAACAAGCCGAAAATGAGGCACTACGTCCACTGCTACGCATTGCATTGCTTGGACGAAGAGGCATCCAACGCACTGAGGAGAGCATTCAAGGAAAAAGGAGAGAACGTGGGAGCTTGGAGGCAGGCTTGCTATCAACCCCTCGTCGCCATTGCAGCAAGCCATGGTTGGGACATCGACTCCATCTTCAACTCTCACCCTCGCCTCTCCATCTGGTACGTCCCCACCAAGCTTCGTCAGCTCTGCCATGCTGACCGCAATATTGCTACTGCTACCTCTGCTGCAACTCTTGCTGGGGCTAGCCCTAACTGTACTGCTCACCACCCACCCTACTAA